In Mytilus edulis chromosome 3, xbMytEdul2.2, whole genome shotgun sequence, the genomic window TTCATTGAATTTAGAGCTTTGTATATTTCACATTTTGTTGGTTCTTTAATTTCCGAGTTCTTTGTTAATTCGgttataatgtcaatttcatatttaattgaattttcgtTTTCAAAGTTAAAGTCTTCATCTCTTGAAGGAACTGCAAGGTTTGCAAAATGTTGTCTAAAGCCTCCATAATATTGTCTTCTCCAGTTAAAATTTCATCATCTACATGCAGATCTTGAATATAACCACGTAATGATTTTCTCTGTTTGTTTATGAGCATGTGGAATATTTTGGTGTCTTTAGTTCTAGTGCTCATTATTTTTTCCTTAAGTTGTGAATTTTTCATTGCTAATTCTGTTCTATATACCCTGCGAAAATTTTGCTTATTCTCCTTTTTTTTAGTTAAAGTATTATGATTGGATGGTGGTTTTCCAGCTTCATACcattgtaaatttgtgattttcatttctttatatgccGTGGATATCTCTTGGTTCCAAATTTGTAAATTTCccatctttctttttttctggtTCGTTGGTTGACATTTACGTGCACAATTATCTAGGATGTTACTAATTGTGGTAATTGATGTTTCTAGTTCCTTGTTTTTATTCGGTGAATTTATTGTCTGCATATTCAAGTTTACAAGCTTCTGATCAACTAAGTTCTTATATTCTTCTTTGTCTATCTTGTCCCATTTGATTTTTGGTTTAGTTGTACTGATGttctgattttgtcttttttgtaaatttgttttacacGATACAACTATTGGGTAATGGTCAGAAACATTTGAGTGTAGGGTTTTAATGATGGTCTTATCAGAAAAGTATCTGTCTGTTCCATAACTGTACATAAAATAATCGATTTCACTGCATTCTTGTCCCTTTGGATTTATATAAGTGGATCCATTAAAACAGACTTGTAAATTAAAGTCTTTTATAAATTGAAGAAGGTATTCAGttctttgatttttgttgtttttagttAAGTCTTCATTTAAGTCACCTCCAATCAGAATATCATGACTTCTTGTGTATTTTTGCATAATTTCGAAAAGCTGATCAATACACTCTTTAAATTCATCCAAATCATGGCAACCTTGTGTCGGCATATATATTGAAACAATTAGTAATGGTTTTGACATGTTGTCTAAGAATTCTACACATTGTATACGCTCGCCTCCGTCGTCAGTAGCTTTAACGAGATGATCAATTTCTTTTTTCCAAATAACTGCAACTCCCCCATATCCCCTGGGTACTTGGGCTGGATGAATGTTATTATACTTATCAACTGCTTTACCTTCAAAATTCAGATTAGTGCCTATTTCATTaattaaatgtatttgaaattgaaacaaccaATGTTCTTGAATGAGGATTATGTCATTCTTCTCCAATAATTTATTAACAGCAGCAGTACTGGTTTTGATGTTCTTGCAGTTAAATGCTACTACTTTTAGAGTAGTAGCGTTATCTATGTTGGGTTTAGTTGGATGCCTCCCGGGTATAAAAAATGGTCCGAACTATTTTGTTGTTCTATATGTTGTGTTCTACTTGACATATTTCCTTCTATATTACTACCATCATTCCAGTTTGGATTTTGATTAATTGGTGGAGTGAATGTTCTTTCGTAGTTAGAGTTTGTTCTTTGAGATATTGTTGGTGGCATATTTGAGCGATAGTATCCTGCGTTTCTATTGTTTATAGGAATATGCACAATATTTTGACCTGATAAATGGTAAGGCAGAGTCTGTTGTGGAACAGCAATGTATTGTTTCTCAGGTATTGTACAACTGGGTCTTGATGTTTGATCTCTGATGTTTTGAGGAACATTTGGTCTTGTTGAGCTGTTAATATCACAATGAGATTTTGCTCTATCAGTGTTAACATTGGTTTTATTACTGTCATAAGTTACAGTGTTATTATCCTCCATTGCACATGAGGAGGTTGTCATTGGGTTGAATTGGTTGGACTGTTCATATTGGTTAAATCTATTTTTGTTGTCATTCGGCTCATGTTGATCATGCTCGATTTTTTGAAACTGTATTTCAACTTGGCGCAAAATATAATTTGTGACTTTCTTGTGGATGTTGTCAAGCAATTCAGTGTTCTCTTGGTCATTGGTTGATCTGCCTTTGTCTTGCACATTATTATTTCTAATGGGATAAGAGTGTGTTTCATCCATATATGAGATCTTTCTTTTCAGTGTTCTGATTGTGTTTTCATTTTCTTCCTTCTCACTTTCTAAtctttttatatatgtttctAGTCGAATGTATCTTTCATTACTATCGAGCAGgcttttttctcttatttttaaatCTTCTTCCCATTTTCTCATCTTAATTTCCTTCTGACGAAGTTCACCCATTTTGATGTTGGTCGTTGGTATAGACTCTGTGGGGGTTGTATGTTGCTTCTTTTCAGTCTGTATTGGAACAGTTTTTGTTACAACATCCTTGTTTGAATTGGATTGCTGTATACTCTGAGTATTAGTATCTGCAATAGTTACTGGAGTAGGAATGCTTTCTTTAACTAATCCCCTCTGTGAAGCTTGTCTAATTACAGGGTGTTCTGTTGGTTGCATAACTGTACTTGTAGTACTTGCTACTTTGATTTGTTGACTTTGTTCTTTTTCCTGATCTTCAATACCAATACAGCCAAAACAAGTTGGCACctcatttttatattctaaattttgcTGTTCAATAACTATATCACACAGACTGCATGCATCTAGATCATCTCCACGATTGGTGGTGGCTATCTCTTCGTCTAGTAAAGCTATAGCTAAATTGGTATTGTCAATTGGTATATAATCTATAATAGTGTCTTGTTTTTTCAAGCAGATTTTGCACTGGTAATCGGTGCTCGTGTCATTTTCAATCCTTTCAATTTCTGTGGGATTTAGTTTTTCACAGTTGTAGTGTATCCAATGTGATCCAGTGTCACAAAAAGATGCTCTTTTTCTGCATGGTCTATTGCATTGTATGCAGTCGATATCTTCTATACTTGGCTTCCCACCTTTTGACTCATTTGTATCAGATTCACTTCTCAGTTTTGCTAGTAAGTTTTCTATTTGTACTGATAGCAGTTCATTCAAGGTTTTAATGTTACTATTCTTGTGATTGTCTAATGCTTCGTTGATTGATTTATGAATGATAATTAGGTCTTCATTGATGAATTTCTGAATGTCCTTGCCATTTACAAGCATTCTAGATGTTGTATGGTAAAAGTTTATAGTATAAAACTTCTTACCTGACTGCTCGCAAACACGGATGGTATTTTGTACGATGGATTTGCCAGAGTTATCTGTAACATCAGTTATATGGGCTGTTTCGTTTAATTTTGAATAGCTTTTATAGTATTGAATTGCAGCTATTTTTAGAAGTTCATATGTTGCTGCATCAGCTTCTGCAACAATACCACCACCTGTATATTCATATTTCAggttttttactctttttgcagCGATGAGTTTTTTTTCTAATGATTTCTCAATGTTTAGTTCATAACATCTTTTATCTTTAGTTTGTATTTGCTTGGAGTTATTTGGGTTTGGATGTTTCCCATCTCGACTTTCTCCATTACGCTGTGATAGTTTGGTATTTTGTTGTACTAATGCCATGTTGTTTGGGATTTGTTGTTTTTCGGAAGTGAACAGGGCTTCCCTTATTCACTGATACAATTTAACAAGTTCTTGATGCACAATGTGGTCTCTGTGatgtcaatctaattaaaaaccgatctctcatcgcttctgtttctgatatgtcgcgtgggagatctaacgaaacccgctttgaggtcacatgtgagtgacctcgtaggtgtgtctttttcgaccaatgaaattgagtcttccacgatcttggaagtttaacgtaaggcaaagggatgtaactcattttatttacgacgaaatcgtcagtcaaaataattcataaacttttttgattggcttattaataggtcgtcaactcatttgcatatctttataaattcataacttttagttcactcacatgtgacctcaaagccggtttcgttagatctcccacgcgacatatcagaaacagagcgatgagagatcggtttttaattagattgctgtGATGTTAATTATATAGGTATATTTATAATATTGGATATTTGCTTAATCCTGCTAAAGGGATTACGTATACAATGTGAGAAttaatatgatatttgtttttctatacttctgtaacgtgtaaccaggcgTTTATATCTCAAACGTCCGTTCCAGTAAATACTTGGATCCAAGTTGTCCACAAACAATACGGTAATGCTAAAAACTACAACTATCTAAATTATGCACATTGAACTAAAATATATACACTGACTCTTTGTCGAAATAAAGTAACAAcggacaattatatatatacaaatataatacaataaaccAGCCTGTCCTCAAGATGGGACGATGTGTCACTTAGAGACAGTATAGCTGGTACAGCTTGTCCTCCGAATGGGACAGTCTGTCAATACAAGACAGAGCGGTCTGATACAActtgtcctccgagtgggacaacctgtcactaccagacagtgcgggctggaacaacttgtcctccgagtgggacaacctgtcactaccagacagtgcggGCTGGTACAGCCTGTCCACCGAGTGGGACAGTCCGCCTTGTCAATCCGTTCAACTTGTACGTTTACTTTGTACCCGGTACAAAGTGTCCTTTGAATATTAAGGCTCTTACTAGCGCTTAATATAACCAACGTACGCTCATCGACAGCCAACCGACAGCCCCGAATGCTGTTTCTCACTCTCTTATATACTTTAGGGCGAATTCACTATTTACTGGATAGGGGTGTTCTCTATATGTTCCCGATACCGAACACAAGAGTACCTCTCAAACACCCCCATACCAATGGACCGAACCACTGACTCTCCCGCCAAACGTCTAAATCCACACAACGCttctttctgtataaaatatgcatatataaTACAAGATTCTCCAGATTTATAACCATAACTACCAATAAACATTACACTTCTTGTGAACAGGGCTTCCCTTATTCACCACCGTTCTCTTGATGGATTATGATAACTTCTTTATTCTTTGAAGTGGTATAACGtgtaattatatgaaattataatATTGCTAATGCGTGTATTGatgaaaaattattgatgttgatGATGGTTGTAAACTATTTCTTTAATAGAGATGCTGAAATATATATGTGAACAGGGCTTCCCTTATTCACCACTATTCTGTTGATAGATTATGATCTATGAGAATTCTGTGATGCGTTACAATGAGTATATATATGATATCTGTTGTTAAGATGATGAAAATAAATTACTGATGATGTTGATGTTGACTGTAGACtctttctttaaagaataaagaTGTTGGTGTATTCAGATCGTATGTGAAATATACGTGTATGTGAACAGGGCTTCCCTTATTCACCACTATCTATTGATTATAGattatgaattattacttttcAACTCTTTAATGcaatttaatgtatatatatatgatacctATTGCTAAGATGATGTtaataaattgacaatgatgatGTTGACTATAATTAATTCCTTTAATGAAGAGGCTGGAGTATATATATGTGCTATATGAAAATTGTTATGTGAATAGGGCTTCCCTTATTCACAGCTATATCAATATATTTTGGTAGAATAGATAATCATTAATGGATACCTTACTGATGATATTATATGGTGAGTATTAATTCACAGTATCTGTATTATTCCAGTATAGAATTTATACGTCCAattgttgaaattaaatattttgtatcaatattGCAGAGAACAAATCACATTTGTGCGAACAGGGCTTCCCTTATTCACAACACTACTGATGATACACTTGACTTGGGTATTCTATTCAACCATACAAAGCTTTTACTATCCTTTATTCATACAATGTCAATATGTTTATATTGAAGTTATTCTAACTTATTTCTGGACTATAGTTTGCTGATACTGATATTACAGGAAACCAAGGGAAATATTATTGATCTTATTAAAAagtaatactttaaaaaaatataaaatgacttaTGGAATAAtgcaacttttataaaaaaaaataaaaaaataaaaaaataaaatgacttaaaGAATAATGCTACTTTTGTAGTTTGTAATGTATAATATTCTTTTAAGTTATACTGTGTATTTATAGTGGATGTACAGAAGATTAAAATGTTTATGCACTATTTATAAAacagatttgtatttactttttatttatttttttaaaagataaaatgttaatttaaaatttaGACACACGTGATGAGTAAATGTTCATACAATGCAGCTCACTGGTATGTAGACTGAGACTGAGACAGAAGTGAACAGGGCTTCCCTTATTCACTCACTGATCAACAGTCTTGCGTATTTCATAAGACGATGTAACCATAGACGAGAAATTGGACGTTTAGGATGAATTCCGTCGTACAATAGATTGAAGTTTGCTTTATATTTGGTAGTCTTTTGCCTCTTTTTCTTGGAGGATATAATCTGATCTTGTGATATATGAGGCACTCTATTGTCTCTATTGATATAATGTAATTGTTGATTAAAGTAATCAACGGAAAGCTTTAATTGACTGTCAATCTCTCTGTATCTTGAACTTTCGCATGTAGTATATTGCTTGCCTTGGAACAGATTCCAgcgaaatatagaaaaatatgggCACTCAAGAAATACAATGGAGGCGGTATTATTTTCTTGTAATATCTGGTTTTTAATAACCCTGTAATCAGCAAGTATTTGTTCTGTTACTTGATAAGGATGTTCAATGATATTGGAGAATCTACCAGATTTCTTGGACAGTTCACATGTACCGAACCAAATAAACACTATAGgtttttgtacttgttttatatttcttattgcAGACTGTACTATATTTGAATGAATGTTAGCACCCTTTTGAGAGAATATATGTACATAGGGTGTAAGTCGTCCTGGAATTATAGGCTTTAAATATCTTCCTTTACTGTCAGTTATGATATAGATGTCTGGATTCCGTGAATCAGGTTTCAATTTTGCCTCATCATTCAATAAATTACTaatctgtgtttttattttgacTAATGACATGAATGGAGCTAATATGTATAGTTTAGGATAAGTCAGATGAACTTCAACCTATCAACTTTaagtttaaattttatatatttaatataaaagtatatatttaatcaaatttatttatttataaatttatatgtaGAAACTGTCACTTTGTAAATAGAATTCACTTAGAATTTAAGTTtaatcagaaaatattttttttttcccaATATGGCGGACTATGGCGCCATGCCGACGAGTCcagaaaatgtgaaaaattgtgttttcagCCAGATGTTGATAACTTGATGAGTTGAAACTTGAGGATAATATCCAGTTATATGTTGGACAAATATTGACACactaaaatgtatatatgtaacaCTTATAACACTAGAATATAAAATTTTCTGTCTCTGTACAAATTCACACTTCCACCACCATTAACCAAAGTCTTGAAAAAAATCCAGGTTTTTTACATCATATGCATGTTATATTTATCTAAATATATGTCAAATATGCTTTTAAGTATACTTCACACCGAAGGAACGGGTTGGAGCTATTGTCACCTTGTCATTAATTGGACGAGTCTTACAAATTCAACGATTCGCTAATAAAATTGATTGAaatgtgtacatgtctagctggcggtgtcatctgacctcaacctcattttcatggttcagaacTTCAgaggtcaaagttaagttttatAGTCTTGGTCTTTGTTTCTAATACTcgatatgcaataggtcaactatatttggtgtatggaaatattttatgatgtacaggtCAGTCTCGTTTCAGTCAGGTTTTGGTtgattttgacctcattttcactgttctGATATTTTTCAGTGTTAatcttttgtgttttggtctgtttttattaaacCATAagcaatgggtcaactatatttgttgtatggaaggattgcaAGCTGTACATATCTGCttgacatggttcatctgacctcatttgcatggttcattggtcaatgtttagttttttttttgttaagtctttcttagaaactataagcaataggtcaactatatttagtgtattgaatgattataaggcgtacatgtatttcttgttcggttcatctgaccttgacctcatttgcatggttcattggtcaatgttaagtttttttggtgaagtctgtttcttagaaactaagcaataggtcaactatatttagtgtatagaatgattataagatgtacatgtctttcttgttcagtttatatgaccttgacctcattttcttggatcatatTAGGTTTATGTGATAGTTTtagaaaagctttatatttaggactatcaacatactatcaatgattggtaaagaaggcgagacatttcggCGTGTCACTCTTGTTATAGCAGGCAACGATACCAATAATGAACGAACAatttagtatttattttatttaccggTGTGTATAAATAACTTAGGATCTGAACAAGCAAATGTCACAGGGCTGAGCAATATCACAGAATATTTTGAGATTGACTAGGGTCTtctatataatttaataaatatcatAGCTTTATACAAAAAGTTCTTTAAAATGAATCTTGACAGATCTCTCATCTGAGCAAATATGACAATTTTACAATAATTGCATTGTCTTGTTGTTCTCCAAATAAAATCTCCAAATAAAATATTGACGTAGTTTAATAAATTTCTTCCATGTTTCGTCCTGTTATCCGAAGACTGGATGCCACTGAAAAATATTGGAAATGATAAATATGTGAAAAAAAGTTCATTAACAGTTTAATATACAATTAGTTTTAAAAGGTTACTATCAACAATATCAAAGTATGCTGAAACaaacaataaagaaaacataataacagtaactagttatcaaaggtaccaggattataattcattacgccagacgcgcgtttcgtctacataagactcatcagtgacgctcagatcaaaaaagttgtaaagccaaacatttatatttgcataagtctcaggcgcggatccaaaggggggttccgggggttggaacccccctttttttggccgatcaatgcatttgaatgggagcatacagttggaacccctcctttactctgggttgggaaccccccccccctttttaaaatggctggatccgcccctgagtcTGTATATATGCATTCAGTTTTAACCTAAATCTCCATTATTATACAACTAcaacaataaatttaaaacaaacagttaaaatatatacttgtatTATAATATAAGGGGAAATTTTCCAACTTTTAATGTTTCTTTAAAATTCAACATTGTCAAGATGTAAAAAAAGGTCGTAATAACTGAATGTGGATTAATAGTTCATTACATTGGATTATAGTGGTAAATCGCGTAAAATCGACAATAAGTAAACTTGTAAAGGTTAAAATCACTTTCTCCtgaaaatctgtaaaaaaaatcatatattgctccatttatatatatatatacacttatacatttgtataaaatatacatatgaaaaaatatattcaagGTCATGATAACATCCAGTCGAATAACCCCTTCCTGTGATTGAATTTGTTTTGCCTAATGTCATTTCGTCATGCACGTGTACGACCGTCACATACATGGATTGACCCCCATCTCATCTTGTTGTTTTCCGCGaactattttgtaaaatattttttcatatgtgGAATGTTCGCAAGTTGCCTGGATTTTTCTATTTTCAACCTTCATTCACAAATTATAGGATACGGTACTTTATATGTGATTAAATTTATAACCTATgcattaaacttttttttaaattttgcaccaaatgtgtatatatatatatatcaatggtATGTGAAGATttttaatttctatcatttttctCTCACAAAATTGGGGGTTAATAAATTTTGCGACTTTTTGGGTGTTTACAACTATGTCAGCAAGCTAACAAATATGTTAtataatgtgaaaaaaaaacattttaaatttttttttaatgtaaatccATTAGAAATGTAACATGTAAACGATTATTCGCCTGGTGGGAACTGCatacaaacttttaaaatatcttctGTTGGATATTTCATCATTATAAAGGATAAAGCATACATGCATGAAAATTTCTAAAACATTCAGTTTCAATGTAAAAATCTATTATTTCCTTGACATATGACTATAAAGATGATATTATACATGCATTATATAACAGAACACACCATGCAGTCAGGTTTCTTACAAATAAATTCGTCCTTACGCAATTTATTTCATTGTTAGCTAGCAAAACATtccatatataaacatataaatctcggatgttaaaatataaatgtttatatgtTAGTTcataaaacacaccaaacatCCCTTTACCAAAATCAGTTCAATCCAGAAAGAGGATTAGGGAGTGTTCCAGCCACTCCCAGCCAGGTACCTTTGGCTCCAATAGATTTCCTTAATCCAACTGTTAATAGCCAATCAAATGCATTATACCATAAATACAACCAATCAACATTGCCTCTTCAACTAAATACTACCGTTATATATCTATCATTAACTAAACTATCTAGTAAGGTTTCATCCCATTCCGctaaaatttcaagattttgaattttaaattgcaTAAATAAATACAGTCAATCTAAAGATCTTAACATCAGATTATGTAGATGTTTTCTGATCCAAGAGACATTTAATACATATACTCTGATGTTTTATTTAcccccaaaaaatcatttttcaaattcatttcctttttcaagAAACAGATACCCACCACCTCTGTTCTGTACTTCAATCATGTCTGAAACTTTCTACAACAGTCTATAGTTTGTACTTACAAAATTACATGCTAAAATGCTACTAAATAAATGGTAACAATTGAGGTCATAacaaaattggaataaaaatgtAAACTGTGTACCATTTACAACTCAATGAAAGTGATTTCCGAACTATTCAAACCAGTAatgaatttttgttgtttttacaaATTTGACAACATGTTTTCCAGctctttttttaattaagaaattcaaacaagaatTTCTTCCTTTGTTGTTTTTGAAACACAGTATTACAAGAATAGGAAAGTGCAAATAAATTGAATGCATGCTGTGAGACCAACACCTCTCCCAGTTCTAAACTACAGTCCATTCCCGTGATAACGTTCCACAAAATACGGTGAACGATATTAAGGTTCTAATCTACAGTCCTTTTCCGTGATAACGTCCCACAATACGGTGAACAATATAAAAGTATCTACAAAGTGGGGTATACCTGGCTGTTTAACAGGAGTATAATAATGGGGCTCTAGTGCGACctgttttaaaatgataaaatgaaaaataaatatttgatttgtgaCAGTTCTTAATTAATGAAGGAAGTAGTATTGTATCATTTgatctaaataaaaaatatatatatgcaaaataaaaaaaaatgcgcaaaatagaaaaaaatgaacaaatacatAT contains:
- the LOC139515018 gene encoding uncharacterized protein; this encodes MALVQQNTKLSQRNGESRDGKHPNPNNSKQIQTKDKRCYELNIEKSLEKKLIAAKRVKNLKYEYTGGGIVAEADAATYELLKIAAIQYYKSYSKLNETAHITDVTDNSGKSIVQNTIRVCEQSGKKFYTINFYHTTSRMLVNGKDIQKFINEDLIIIHKSINEALDNHKNSNIKTLNELLSVQIENLLAKLRSESDTNESKGGKPSIEDIDCIQCNRPCRKRASFCDTGSHWIHYNCEKLNPTEIERIENDTSTDYQCKICLKKQDTIIDYIPIDNTNLAIALLDEEIATTNRGDDLDACSLCDIVIEQQNLEYKNEVPTCFGCIGIEDQEKEQSQQIKVASTTSTVMQPTEHPVIRQASQRGLVKESIPTPVTIADTNTQSIQQSNSNKDVVTKTVPIQTEKKQHTTPTESIPTTNIKMGELRQKEIKMRKWEEDLKIREKSLLDSNERYIRLETYIKRLESEKEENENTIRTLKRKISYMDETHSYPIRNNNVQDKGRSTNDQENTELLDNIHKKVTNYILRQVEIQFQKIEHDQHEPNDNKNRFNQYEQSNQFNPMTTSSCAMEDNNTVTYDSNKTNVNTDRAKSHCDINSSTRPNVPQNIRDQTSRPSCTIPEKQYIAVPQQTLPYHLSGQNIVHIPINNRNAGYYRSNMPPTISQRTNSNYERTFTPPINQNPNWNDGSNIEGNMSSRTQHIEQQNSSDHFLYPGGIQLNPT